The following coding sequences are from one Clostridia bacterium window:
- the tuf gene encoding elongation factor Tu (EF-Tu; promotes GTP-dependent binding of aminoacyl-tRNA to the A-site of ribosomes during protein biosynthesis; when the tRNA anticodon matches the mRNA codon, GTP hydrolysis results; the inactive EF-Tu-GDP leaves the ribosome and release of GDP is promoted by elongation factor Ts; many prokaryotes have two copies of the gene encoding EF-Tu) — translation EMVMPGDNVALTVELITPVAMEKGLRFAIREGGRTVGAGTISEIIQ, via the coding sequence CGAGATGGTGATGCCCGGGGACAACGTTGCGCTGACGGTGGAGTTGATTACGCCGGTTGCGATGGAGAAGGGCTTGCGCTTTGCTATCCGCGAAGGCGGACGCACGGTCGGCGCCGGCACGATCTCCGAAATTATTCAGTAG
- the rpsJ gene encoding 30S ribosomal protein S10: MGKERIRIRLKAYDYRVLDQSTGEIVETARRTGAQIAGPIPLPTVKNKYCVLRSPHVDKKSREQFEIRTHKRLLDILDPTQQTVDALMKLDLPAGVDVEIKAYGKEHK; encoded by the coding sequence ATTGGCAAAGAACGAATTCGGATCCGCCTGAAGGCTTATGACTACCGCGTTCTGGACCAGTCCACGGGCGAGATTGTTGAGACGGCACGCCGCACCGGCGCGCAGATCGCGGGACCCATTCCGCTGCCGACGGTGAAGAACAAGTATTGCGTGTTGCGTTCGCCCCACGTGGACAAGAAGTCGCGCGAACAGTTTGAGATCCGCACCCACAAGCGTCTGCTCGACATTCTGGACCCGACGCAGCAGACAGTGGATGCGCTGATGAAACTCGATCTGCCCGCCGGCGTTGACGTGGAAATTAAGGCCTACGGCAAGGAACATAAATAG
- the rplC gene encoding 50S ribosomal protein L3, with product MVNGILGKKVGMTQLFDDSGEVRPVTVLQAGPCVVTQLKTATRDGYAAAQIGLVEFVKDSRLTKPMRGHFEKNSLPPVKFMKEMGLVVDGAGQSVGTEDGVDGTKVGDKVLVDVFDGETFVDVVGTSKGRGFAGVVKRHNFGGGPGSHGHMFQVQGSIGASSYPSRVFKGMRMSGHMGDVNVTVRNLRILGIDRDENLLVVEGAVPGPKGGYVVITKAKKPPRERRGFAGSGTVNPLKASKRQAAKKK from the coding sequence ATGGTCAACGGAATTTTAGGAAAGAAAGTCGGGATGACGCAGTTGTTCGATGACAGCGGCGAAGTTCGTCCGGTCACCGTGCTGCAAGCTGGTCCCTGCGTTGTTACGCAGCTCAAGACGGCAACCCGTGATGGATACGCCGCCGCCCAGATCGGACTCGTCGAGTTTGTGAAGGATTCGCGGCTGACAAAGCCGATGCGCGGCCACTTCGAGAAGAACAGCCTGCCGCCGGTAAAGTTCATGAAGGAAATGGGCTTGGTCGTAGATGGCGCGGGCCAGTCAGTCGGCACCGAGGATGGAGTCGACGGGACGAAGGTCGGCGACAAGGTTCTGGTGGACGTTTTCGATGGTGAGACGTTTGTCGATGTTGTCGGCACCAGCAAGGGCCGCGGATTCGCGGGCGTTGTGAAGCGCCACAACTTCGGTGGCGGTCCTGGATCGCACGGCCACATGTTCCAGGTGCAGGGTTCGATCGGTGCATCGTCTTACCCGTCGCGTGTCTTCAAGGGCATGCGCATGTCGGGTCACATGGGCGATGTGAATGTTACGGTGCGCAACCTGCGCATCCTTGGCATTGATCGCGATGAAAACCTGCTGGTAGTGGAAGGCGCAGTACCCGGACCGAAGGGTGGCTACGTCGTTATTACTAAGGCAAAGAAGCCGCCGAGAGAGCGCCGCGGATTCGCGGGCTCCGGCACGGTTAATCCGTTGAAGGCTTCCAAGCGCCAGGCTGCGAAGAAGAAATAA
- the rplD gene encoding 50S ribosomal protein L4, giving the protein MATIDVMNLAGAKVGTVELAEEVFGGVNEDLLWEAVKHYRAGMRAGTHATKNRKLVSGAGKKLWKQKGTGRARVGSIRSPLWRHGGTVHGPQPRSYDYAFPRKKLLGALRSALAAKLADGKLTIVDAFELGEVKTKQMRKVLDVLKVEKTALLVEVGSAMNDKLEKSARNLKGVEMLYGPEVHPYHLLRYDRVIFTLAALEKLQGTLKASAPKRARKAEVA; this is encoded by the coding sequence ATGGCAACGATCGATGTAATGAATCTGGCCGGCGCAAAGGTAGGTACGGTGGAGCTTGCCGAAGAGGTTTTCGGCGGCGTCAACGAAGACCTGCTTTGGGAAGCGGTTAAACACTACCGCGCCGGAATGCGTGCCGGCACGCACGCCACGAAGAATCGCAAGTTAGTCTCCGGTGCGGGCAAGAAGCTGTGGAAGCAGAAGGGTACCGGACGTGCCCGCGTGGGCTCGATCCGCTCGCCTCTGTGGCGCCATGGCGGTACGGTTCACGGACCTCAGCCGCGCTCGTATGACTATGCTTTCCCGCGGAAGAAGCTCCTGGGTGCATTGCGCTCTGCGCTCGCGGCAAAGTTGGCCGACGGCAAACTCACGATCGTCGATGCCTTCGAGCTCGGCGAAGTAAAGACCAAGCAGATGCGCAAGGTGCTTGACGTTCTGAAGGTCGAAAAGACTGCTCTGCTGGTGGAAGTCGGCAGCGCCATGAACGACAAGCTAGAAAAGAGCGCACGGAACCTGAAGGGCGTCGAAATGCTGTACGGCCCGGAAGTCCATCCGTACCACCTGCTCCGGTACGACCGCGTGATCTTCACCCTCGCGGCTCTTGAAAAGCTGCAGGGCACGCTGAAGGCCTCTGCACCCAAGCGGGCGAGGAAGGCGGAGGTGGCGTAA
- a CDS encoding 50S ribosomal protein L23, protein MKSSYQIVRRPVITEKGLGVKETEATLVFEVAADATKTEIKQAVQSIFKVKVDEVRTANFQGKERRRGKFAGYRPDWKKAYVRLKAGEKMPEYAQNL, encoded by the coding sequence ATGAAATCGTCTTATCAGATTGTCCGCCGCCCAGTCATCACCGAAAAGGGTCTGGGCGTGAAGGAAACCGAAGCGACGCTGGTCTTCGAAGTGGCAGCCGATGCCACGAAGACTGAGATCAAGCAGGCGGTACAGTCGATTTTTAAAGTGAAGGTCGATGAAGTTCGTACTGCGAACTTCCAGGGCAAGGAGCGGCGCCGCGGCAAGTTCGCCGGGTACCGTCCTGATTGGAAGAAGGCATATGTGCGGCTGAAAGCGGGCGAGAAGATGCCCGAATACGCGCAGAACCTGTAA
- the rplB gene encoding 50S ribosomal protein L2 codes for MAIKTYRPITPTLRFKTTLVNDDLTTNRPHKALTEPKKRTGGRRNSGDTTIWHRGGGHKRKLRIIDFKRDKFGIPATVASIEYDPNRSARIALLNYADGEKRYIVAPVGLVVGAKLISGPEADILVGNALKLRNIPSGTVVHNIELKPGKGAQMARSAGAQAQLVAKEGDYALLKLPSGETRKVLVDCMATVGQVGNVDHENVSIGKAGRTRWLGRRPVNRGVVMNPVDHPHGGGEGKTSGGRHPVTPWGQPTRGYKTRNNKRTDDFIVSRRKK; via the coding sequence ATGGCGATCAAGACATACAGACCGATCACTCCGACGCTGCGTTTCAAAACAACGCTCGTCAACGACGATCTGACGACGAACCGCCCGCACAAGGCTCTGACCGAGCCGAAGAAGCGCACGGGCGGCCGCCGCAACAGCGGCGACACGACGATCTGGCATCGCGGCGGCGGACATAAGCGCAAGCTGCGCATCATCGATTTCAAGCGCGACAAGTTCGGCATTCCTGCGACTGTCGCCTCGATCGAGTATGACCCGAACCGTTCGGCTCGCATCGCGCTGCTGAACTACGCTGATGGCGAAAAGCGCTACATCGTGGCGCCGGTAGGACTGGTGGTTGGCGCCAAGCTGATCAGCGGCCCTGAAGCCGACATCCTGGTGGGAAATGCGCTGAAGCTGCGCAACATCCCTTCCGGCACGGTGGTACACAACATAGAACTGAAGCCGGGCAAAGGCGCGCAGATGGCGCGCTCTGCGGGTGCGCAGGCACAACTGGTAGCCAAAGAAGGCGACTACGCTCTGCTCAAGCTGCCTTCGGGCGAGACGCGCAAAGTGCTTGTCGACTGCATGGCGACGGTTGGCCAGGTCGGCAACGTGGACCACGAAAACGTGAGCATCGGCAAGGCGGGGCGTACCCGCTGGCTGGGCCGTCGTCCGGTAAACCGTGGCGTTGTGATGAACCCTGTTGACCATCCGCACGGCGGTGGTGAAGGCAAAACGAGCGGTGGCCGTCATCCGGTTACGCCGTGGGGCCAGCCAACGCGTGGCTACAAGACTCGTAACAACAAGCGGACCGACGACTTCATCGTGAGCCGCAGGAAAAAGTAG
- the rpsS gene encoding 30S ribosomal protein S19, whose product MARSTKKGPFIDSHLAVKIEAMNARNEKKVLRTWSRRSTIIPEMVGHTLAVHNGKKFIPVYVTENMVGHKLGEFSFTRTFKGHSVKAAAETSARPAK is encoded by the coding sequence ATGGCACGTTCGACAAAAAAAGGTCCGTTCATAGATTCGCACCTGGCGGTGAAGATCGAGGCAATGAACGCGCGCAACGAGAAGAAGGTGCTGCGCACGTGGTCGCGCCGTTCGACGATCATTCCCGAGATGGTTGGGCACACGCTGGCCGTTCACAACGGGAAGAAGTTCATCCCGGTGTACGTGACGGAAAACATGGTCGGCCACAAACTCGGCGAGTTTAGCTTCACCCGCACCTTCAAGGGGCACTCGGTGAAAGCTGCTGCGGAGACGTCGGCCAGACCGGCGAAGTAA
- the rplV gene encoding 50S ribosomal protein L22 — MEFTAQARYMRVSPQKARLVLDLIKGRRVEDALNTLDFTKKRVAPTVAKLLRSALENANYLSQEKGVDVDVDRLFVKRAVANEGPRMKRIRPAPMGRAFRYQRRMTHMEIALEEKTRSAAAVAAGAGTQTVAKKPARKAPLAKKKAPAKKASAKKTSKKK; from the coding sequence ATGGAATTCACAGCTCAAGCCAGGTACATGCGAGTCTCGCCGCAGAAGGCGCGCCTGGTGCTGGATCTGATCAAGGGACGCCGGGTGGAGGATGCGCTCAACACGCTGGACTTCACCAAGAAGCGTGTCGCCCCGACGGTTGCCAAGCTGCTGCGTTCGGCTTTGGAGAACGCCAACTACCTGAGCCAGGAGAAGGGCGTCGATGTCGATGTCGATCGGCTCTTTGTGAAACGCGCGGTGGCGAACGAAGGTCCGCGCATGAAGCGCATCCGTCCGGCGCCAATGGGCCGTGCTTTCCGCTACCAGCGGCGCATGACGCATATGGAGATTGCGCTGGAAGAGAAGACGCGTTCGGCGGCGGCGGTTGCGGCCGGCGCGGGGACTCAGACAGTTGCTAAGAAGCCGGCCCGTAAGGCCCCTCTTGCGAAAAAGAAGGCACCCGCGAAAAAGGCTTCGGCAAAGAAGACTTCTAAGAAGAAGTGA